The segment cctcatttccacgttgcccctccctcatttccatattgcccctccctcatttccacgttgcccctccctcatttccatattgcccctccctcatttccacgttgcccctccctcatttccatattgcccctccctcatttccacattgcccctccctcatttccatattgcccctccctcatttccatattgcccctccctcatttccacgttgcccctccctcatttccatattgcccctccctcatttccacgttgcccctccctcatttccatattgcccctccctcatttccacgttgccctccctcatttccacattgcccctccctcatttccatattgcccctccctcatttccatattgcccctccctcatttccatattgccccgccctcatttccatattgcccctccctcatttccacgttgccctccctcatttccacattgcccctccctcatttccatattgcccctccctcatttccatattgcccctccctcatttccacattgcccctccctcatttccatattgcccctccctcatttccatattgccccgccctcatttccacattgcccctccctcatttccacattgcccctccctcatttccatattgcccctccctcatttccacattgcccctccctcatttccacattgcccctccctcatttccatattgcccctccctcatttccacattgcccctccctcatttccacattgcccctccctcatttccatattgcccctccctcatttccacattgcccctccctcatttccacgttgccctccctcatttccatattgcccctccctcatttccacgttgcccctccctcatttccatattgcccctccctcatttccatattgcccctccctcatttccatattgcccctccctcatttccatattgcccctccctcatttccacattgcccctccctcatttccatattgcccctccctcatttccatattgccctccctcatttccacattgcccctccctcatttccacgttgccctccctcatttccatattgcccctccctcatttccacgttgcccctccctcatttccatattgcccctccctcatttccatattgcccctccctcatttccacattgcccctccctcatttccacattgcccctccctcatttccacattgcccctccctcatttccatattgcccctccctcatttccatattgcccctccctcatttccacattgcccctccctcatttccacattgcccctccctcatttccacgttgcccctccctcatttccacattgcccctccctcatttccatattgccctccctcatttccatattgcccctccctcatttccatattgcccctccctcatttccatattgcccctccctcatttccacgttgccctccctcatttccacattgcccctccctcatttccacgttgcccctccctcatttccacattgcccctccctcatttccacattgcccctccctcatttccatattgccccgccctcatttccatattgcccccgCCCCCACCTGCCGGCTACCAGGAGGTGCCGGGGGCCAGCGCGGGGCCGCAGGCGCCGATACACGTCGAGGGTGAAGAGGGCCCCGGCGCTGGCGAAGATGGAGGCCAGCGAGGACATGAGCGCGGCTAGCACCACGGCCAGCATTAGCCCACGGAGCCCTGCGGGCCACCGGGGGGGGCGAGGCGGTGGTCAGaccccccctcagcacccccagcacccccagcgtGGGCTaatggcccccccccccccgctagaACGGCTTGGTAGCCACCCAAGGGATGGACTAGCCGCTCTTCCCCCGCCCCGGctctggtggggtggggggagagggtgTTGGTAGCCCGCTAAGAGCCCCTGGTAGCCCACCTGCGTGTGGTAGTTGTAATAGTGCCCGCAAGTAGCCGCTAAAAAGGCCACAGTAGCCCCAACAGGCCTACTAGCCACCCAGTAGCCACTAATAATGGGCTAGTAGCCCCCAATAGCCCTACTAGCCACCCAGTAGCCACTAATAATGGGCTAGTAGCCCCCAATAGCCCTACTAGCCACCTAGTAGCCACTAATAATGGGCTAGTAGCCCCCAATAGCCCTACTAGCCACCTAGTAGCCACTAATAATGGGCTAGTAGCCCCCAATAGCCCTACTAGCCACCCAGTAGCCACTAATAATGGGCTAGTAGCCCCCAATAGCCCTACTAGCCACCCAGTAGCCACTAATAATGGGCTAGTAGCCCCCAATAGCCCTACTAGCCACCTAGTAGCCACTAATAATGGGCTAGTAGCCCCCAATAGCCCTACTAGCCACCCAGTAGCCACTAATAATGGGCTAGTAGCCCCCAACAGGCCTACTAGCCCCCCAGTAGCCAGTTATAATGGGCTACTAGCCACTAAGCATGCCCTGGTAGCCCAGTAGCCACTAATAATGGGCTAGTGGCCCCCAATAGTGCCTTAGTAGCCACTCAAAATGCCCCAGTAGCCCCCAATAGCCCTACTAGCCCCCCAGTAGCCACTTATAATGGGCTAGTAGCCCCCAATAACCCCCAAGTAGCCACTAATAGTGCCCAGTAGCCTCTTGATAGCTCTAATGGCCCCTAATAACCCTGATGTCAGTAGCCATGaggcgtgtcagtagccatgaggtgtgtcagtagccatgagggcgtgtcagtagccatgagGCGTGTCATAGCCATGGGGGCGTGTCAGTAGCCAGggggcgtgtcagtagccatgagggcgtgtcagtagccatgaaGGCGTGTCTGTAGCCATGAGGGCGTGTCTGTAGCCATGGGGGCGTGTCAGTAGCCAGggggcgtgtcagtagccatgaaggcgtgtcagtagccatgggggcgtgtcagtagccatgagggcgtgtcagtagccagggggcgtgtcagtagccatgggggcgtgtcagtagccatgaggcgtgtcagtagccagggggcgtgtcagtagccagggggcgtgtcagtagccatgggggcgtgtcagtagccatgagggcgtgtcagtagccatggGGCGTGTCGGTAGCCATGAGGCGTGTCAGTAGCCAGGGGGCGTGTCGGTAGCCATGggggcgtgtcagtagccatgaggcgtgtcagtagccatgggggcgtgtcagtagccatgggggcgtgtcagtagccatgagggcgtgtcagtagccatgaggcgtgtcagtagccatgaaggtgtgtcagtagccatgagggcgtgtcagtagccatgaaGGTGTGTCAGTAGCCATGAaggcgtgtcagtagccatgggggcgtgtcagtagccagggggcgtgtcagtagccatgaggcgtgtcagtagccagggggcgtgtcagtagccatgaggcgtgtcagtagccatgagggcgtgtcagtagccatgaaggcgtgtcagtagccatgaaGGCGTGTCTGTAGCCATGAGGGCGTGTCAGTAGCCAGggggcgtgtcagtagccatgaggcgtgtcagtagccagggggcgtgtcagtagccatgaaggcgtgtcagtagccatgggggcgtgtcagtagccatgagggtgtgtcagtagccatgaggcgtgtcagtagccatgagggcgtgtcagtagccatgaggcgtgtcagtagccatgagggcgtgtcagtagccatgagggcgtgtcagtagccatgaggcgtgtcagtagccatgaaGGTGTGTCAGTAGCCATGAGGTGTGTCAGTAGCCAGggggcgtgtcagtagccatgaaggcgtgtcagtagccatgaggcgtgtcagtagccatgaaGGTGTGTCAGTAGCCATGAGGTGTGTCAGTAGCCAGggggcgtgtcagtagccatgaaGGTGTGTCAGTAGCCAGGGGGCGTGTCGGTAGCCCGGGGCGAGTCCGTACCGCGCGGCAGCAGCGCCAGCACGAGGCGGGGGTAGGCCAGGTTGGAGCAGCCGGCGGCGACCCCGCAGGCCCGGCGGCacccgcgcggccccgcgcagCCAACGAGCTCTGGCGGCACAGAGCGGCCCCGCGCGGGGCATTGTGGGATACCGGCGGGACAGGGCGGGGGATTGTGGGATAGAGGAGGGTCGGGGGGGGGGATTGTGGGATatggggggggtccgggggggggatTGGCAGATAGAGGAGGGTCGAGGAGGGGGGGGTAGGGGGAATTATGGGATATAGGGGGTCGTTAAGGGGAATTATGGGATATGGGGGGGCATTAGGGGGGATTATGGGATATTGGGGGTCGGTAGGGGGAATTGTGGGAtatggggggggtctgggggggcattAGGGGGGAATTATGGGATATGGGGGGTCATTAGGGGGGAatgtgggatatgggggggcattggggggcaTTATGGGATatagggggtgctgggggggggattgtgggatatggggggtgtctgggggggttaAGGGGGAATTATGGGATATGGGGGGGCATTAGGGGGGATTATGGGATATTGGGGGTCGGTAGGGGGAATTGTCAGAtatggggggggtctggggggtcaTTAGGGGGGAATTATGGGAtatgggggggcattggggggcaTTATGGGATatagggggtgctggggggggattgtgggatatggggggtgtctggggggggttAAGGGGGAATTATGGGATATGGGGGGTCATTAGGGGGGAATTATGGGAtatgggggggcattggggggcaTTATGGGATatagggggtgctggggggggattgTGGGATatagggggtgctgggggggggttaAGGGGGAATTATGGGATATGGGGGGCATTAGGGGGCATTGTGGGAtaagggggggtctgggggggcattAGGGGGGATTATGGGATatagggggtgctgggggggggattGTGGGATAGaggagggtctgggggggttaAAAGGGAATGATGGGATATGGGGGGTTTGTTGCAGGGGATTGTGGGATCTGGGGGGTCATTAGGGGGAATTATGGGATGCGGGTGGTCCTTGGGGGGGATTATGGGATAgaggagggtctggggggggatttggggggattatgggatgttgggggggggtggggggtgaccTGGGGGTTATCGGGCTGGATTATGGGGCGTAGAGGGTCACTGATGGGGAAGAGAGCATGGCGGCCATCTTGGGCGGCCATTTTGGCCGACGCCGTTGAGCGTCCATTTTGGAGTAGCGGCCATGTCGGATAAACCGCAGAGGGCCGGGGCAGCCCAGGGTGGTCATGGGAAGGCGGCGGAGGGGTTAAATTCCGGGTCAAGATGGGGCTTATTGGAGAAGCCAACGTGGCGGCCATTTTGGTTGGGCGGCCATCTTGGGTTGGCCAAGGGAGGTCAAGGGACACCGGGGTTGGCCGTGGGGGTAATTACGGCTCAGGATAGTTCTGCCTGGGGAAGAGGATGCGGCGGCCATCTTgagcggggtggggaggggcgtggggcggggcggggcggagctgACCGGGGAAGAGGACGCGGGCGGCCATGCCGGGCAGCACCATGAGGAACATGGGCAGCACTTTGAGGTAGCCGCAGACGACGCAGCCGGCGCGGACGTGGGTCAGGGAGCGGCCGGCCAAGCACCGTTGCACGATcacctgaggggggggggggggggcgaggagaagaaaaaacacaccccacccccccgccatttgctcccagtaccctcccagtgcctcccagtgcctctgATCCCCACCTAGTGCCTCTCAGCcccctcccagtgtctcccagttccTCCCGGCACCTCGCAATCTcttcccagcccctcccagtgccccccaatccccttcCAGTGCCCCCTAATTCTCTTTAAGTACCCTCAatcccttcccagtgcctcccagttacACCCCAGTGACCGCCAGGGTCTTTccagtcccttcccagtgccctccagcACTTCCCAATcgcctcccagcacctcccagttcccTCTAGGTGACTCTCATCACcacccagtcccctcccagtgcccccagtcgtTTCCCAGGGCCTCCCAATCCCCTCCAGTGCCCCTAATCCCCacctagtgcctcccagtccccccccagtgtctcccagtcccctcccagttcccattaatcctttcccagtgcctcccagccccctcccagtgccccctaaTCTCTTCCCAGTGCCCCTAATCCCCACCTAGTGCCTCCAGCcccctcccagtgtctcccagttccTCCCGGCACCTCGCAATCTCTTCCCAGCCCCttccagtgccccccaatccccttcCAGTGCCCCCTAATTCTCTTTAAGTACCCTCAATCccttcccagtgcttcccagttaCACCCCAGTGACCGCCAGGGTCTTTccagtcccttcccagtgccctccagcACTTCCCAGTTCCCTCTAGGTGACTCCCATCACcacccagtcccctcccagtgcccccagtcgtTTCCCAGGGCCTCCCAATCCCCTCCAGTGCCCCTAATCCCCacctagtgcctcccagtcccccccagtgtctcccagtcccctcccagttcccattaatcctttcccagtgcctcccagccccctcccagtgccccctaaTCTCTTCCCAGTGCCCCTAATCCCCACCTAGTGCCTCTCAGCcccctcccagtgtctcccagttccTCCCGGCACCTCGCAATCTcttcccagcccctcccagtgccccccaatccccttcCAGTGCCCCCTAATTCTCTTTAAGTACCCTCAATCccttcccagtgcttcccagttaCACCCCAGTGACCGCCAGGGTCTTTccagtcccttcccagtgccctccagcACTTCCCAGTTCCCTCTAGGTGACTCCCATCACcacccagtcccctcccagtgcccccagtcgtTTCCCAGGGCCTCCCAATCCCCTCCAGTGCCCCTAATCCCCacctagtgcctcccagtccccccccagtgtctcccagtcccctcccagttcccattaatcctttcccagtgcctcccagccccctcccagtgccccctaaTCTCTTCCCAGTGCCCCTAATCCCCACCTAGTGCCTCTCAGCcccctcccagtgtctcccagttccTCCTGGCACCTCGCAATCTcttcccagcccctcccagtgccccccaatccccttcCAGTGCCCCCTAATTCCCTCCAAGTGCCCCTCAATCCCTTCTCAGcgccccccagtcccctcccagcgcctcccagtcccctcccagttcctcccagcacCTCGCAATCCCttcccagcgcctcccagtgcccccagatCCCCTCCcggtgcctcccagtgccctccaatCCCCTCCCAAGCGCCttcccagcgcctcccagtccTACCTGGTCAGTGCACCAGTACCAGGCAGAGATGATGCCCAGTCCCAGTAGGAGGCCGGGCCAGGGCAGGTCGCCCGTACTGGGATGTCGCAGGAGGTGGAAGGCGtcggggcggggccgcccgcaGGGACCCGTCACGTTGGGGGGCAGGGCCAGGGGGTAACGCTCCACCAGCCCCTCGTACCCCCCCACGGCACCCAGCGCTGGGAGggaccagtataaaccagtaaggaccagtgtggggtgggggggggcacagcgtGACTCCTGTTGCCacctcccagtggctcccagtggctcccagtacAGCCTAGTGCCTCCTCGCACGGCTCTCCCACAAGGTCCGGTGTCAACCAGTATAGACCAGTATAGCGTTAGTGTTGCCCTCCactgcctcccagatctcccagtCCCTACCAGTccttccccagtgctccccagttcCCGCCCAGTGCTCCCCAGTCCTTTCCTAgtctcctcccagtccctccccgtccctcccagTGTTCCCCAGTCCTCTCTCCGtctctcccagtgtctcccagtcccctcccagtcctctctcagtgctcccagtgtctcccagtccCCTCAATCCTCTCCCAGTTCCTCCGAGTCCCTTCCCAGCCcactcccagtgcctcccagtcctttACAGTGCTCCCCTATCCCCTTCCAGCACttccccagtctctcccagtgctccccagtcccctcccagtactccccagtcccctcccagtgctcccagtcccaccATAGCCGGCCAGGATAGAGGCCCCCACAATGATGATCAGGGTCTGCACCAGGTCCGCGTACATCAGCGCTGCCAGCCCCCCTGCAGGCCACGCCCCCGTTTCAAACCACGCCCCCCCTTAGGACCACACCCTCCAAAAGACCACGCCCTTTTccccccaagccccgcccacaGGCTTTacccacaccacaccccccaccccgggtGCTGCCAGGTCCCAGCAAACACCCCCTCAGCCACGCCTCCCCCGCCCCAAACCACGCCCACCCCCTCAGACACGCCCACTCCCGCCCCAGGACACGCCCATGCCTTAGGCCACACCCCCTCTCCTTATCCCCACCCCCTCCTCACTTGAGTGGCAGCAGCTCCTACCAACCGCCCCTTAGGCCCCACCCcaccaggccccgccccctcgccggCCACGCCCCAaaaggccacgccccctcccctccagccacATCCCTCCCCatagccacgccccctcccaatcTAACCACGCCCCCTCCAGCCACGCCCCTATAACCACGCTTCTCCCCTATAACCACACCCTCTCCGTGTAACCACGCCCCCTCCCTTAGAACAACACCCCTCCCACATAACCACGCCCCTCCCCTATGACCACGCCCCTCCCCTATGACCACGCCCCCTCCCTGTAGCCACGCCCCCTCTGGAACCACCAAGCCCCCACCCCAGGCCTCTTGGCCCCCTTTTCCCCCGCCCCCTTCCCTGCGGCCCCACCCCCTATGGCCCCGCCCCGTGGCCACGCCCCCCGTGGCCACGCCCCCCGTGGCCCCGCCCCCACCCGTGACGGTGTAGAGGGCCGTGACCGCCAGCAGGGCCCCCACGGAGGCGTAGAGGTCCCAGCCCAGCGCCTCCTGGATGAAGATGGCGCCCGAGTACATGTCCACCTGCGGGGGAGGGGCTGCAGCCGTAGGGACCCCCCAGAATCCATAGGGACCCCCCAGACTCTATAGGGACCCCCCAgattctatagggaccccccaGAATCCATAGGGACCCCCCAGAATCCATAGGGACCCCCCAgattctatagggaccccccaGATCCTATAGGGACCCCCCAGACCCTATAGGGACCCCCAGAATCCATAGGGACCCCCAGACTCTATAGGGACCCCCCAgattctatagggaccccccaGAATCCATAGGGACCCCCAGATTCTATAGGGACCCCCAGACCCTATAGGGACCCCCCAgattctatagggaccccccaGAATCCATAGGGACCCCCCAgattctatagggaccccccaGATCCTATAGGGACCCCCCAGACCCTATAGGGACCCCCAGAATCCATAGGGACCCCCCAGATTCTATAGGGACCCCCAGATTCTATAGGGACCCCCAGaccccatagggaccccccccaaattctatagggaccccccaAAGACTCCatagggacccccccaaaccccatagGGACCCCCTAgattctatagggacccccccagaccctatAGGGACTCCCGGACCCCATAGGGACCCCCAGATCCTATAGGGACCCCCCCGAGACTCCatagggacccccccagaccctatAAGTACCCGCAGACCCCATTGGGACCCCCCGCAAATTCTATAGGTGCCCCCCAGACCCTATAGGGACTCCCGGAACCCATAGGGACCCCCCAGATTCTATAGGAACCCCCCCAAGACTCCATAGGGACCCCCCCAGACTCTATAGGGACCCCCCAGaccccatagggacccccccaAGAATCCATAGGGACCCCCAGATTCTATAGGGACCCCCAAAACTCCATAGGGACCCCCCCAGATTCTATAGGGACCCCCAAAACTCCATAGGGACCCCCCCAgattctatagggaccccccaGATCCTATAGGGACCCCCAAGACTCCATAGGGACCCCCCAGACTCTATAGGGACCCCCCCAGAATCTATAGGGACCCCCCCAGATCCCATAGGGACCCCCAAAACTCCATAGGGACCCCCCAGACCCTATAGGGACCCCCCCAAGAATCCATAGGGACCCCCAGATTCTATAGGGACCCCCAAAACTCCATAGGGACCCCCCCCAGACTCTATAGGGACCCCCCCAGATCCCATAGggacccctccccagcccctatAGATCCCGTTTACCCCCCCCTTTACCCCCCCCTCCCCTATGGACGCCATAGTTGCCCCCACCGAGATCTTGGTGGCCACGTAGAGGCCGAGGGAGAGCAGCGCCAGGTACAGGCGGATCCGGCCCCCCCCGAAGCGCCTCTCCAGGTACTGAGGCATCGTCgacaccttattttttttttggggggggggtttgagggtttgggggggtcccgggggggtgggaggggcacCCAGATTTGGGGGAGGGGCACCcagaaatgagggaggggcacccaccccccccctcccccggggggATTCAAGGggatacacacacacgcacgcactcCCCCCCCCCGGACCGTCCAATGTCCCCGCCCATAACGCCCCGAAACCACGCCCCCCTTGTGACCACGCCCCCATAATCCCCGCCCACAAAAGACCCCGCCCCGTTGGCCACGCCCGTCCCCACCCAAGacaccacacccccacacccccccccccccctttcaggGGTTCCCCTTTCCCCACTTGATGCCCCTCCCACGCCCCGCCCTCC is part of the Athene noctua chromosome 37, bAthNoc1.hap1.1, whole genome shotgun sequence genome and harbors:
- the LOC141972946 gene encoding sodium/glucose cotransporter 2-like isoform X1, producing MPQYLERRFGGGRIRLYLALLSLGLYVATKISVDMYSGAIFIQEALGWDLYASVGALLAVTALYTVTGGLAALMYADLVQTLIIIVGASILAGYALGAVGGYEGLVERYPLALPPNVTGPCGRPRPDAFHLLRHPSTGDLPWPGLLLGLGIISAWYWCTDQVIVQRCLAGRSLTHVRAGCVVCGYLKVLPMFLMVLPGMAARVLFPELVGCAGPRGCRRACGVAAGCSNLAYPRLVLALLPRGLRGLMLAVVLAALMSSLASIFASAGALFTLDVYRRLRPRAGPRHLLVAGRLWVLAMVGLSLAWLPVVEAARGGQLFDYIQAVASYLAPPVAAVFFLAVFVPRVNEPGAFWGLLGGLALGLARLVPEFILGAGTCETPGRCPPFVCGLHYLHFAVLLFLATGLIVVAVSFCYPPIPRRHLHRLVFSLRHSREPRVDLDQQPPKDEDGGVQLQDVEAVGQEAGPVGQGVELDGEGTSREGGGAEIQAPPSKEPVWKRVVDVNALILMAVAVFLWGYFA
- the LOC141972946 gene encoding sodium/glucose cotransporter 2-like isoform X2, which codes for MPQYLERRFGGGRIRLYLALLSLGLYVATKISVDMYSGAIFIQEALGWDLYASVGALLAVTALYTVTGGLAALMYADLVQTLIIIVGASILAGYALGAVGGYEGLVERYPLALPPNVTGPCGRPRPDAFHLLRHPSTGDLPWPGLLLGLGIISAWYWCTDQVIVQRCLAGRSLTHVRAGCVVCGYLKVLPMFLMVLPGMAARVLFPELVGCAGPRGCRRACGVAAGCSNLAYPRLVLALLPRGLRGLMLAVVLAALMSSLASIFASAGALFTLDVYRRLRPRAGPRHLLVAGRLWVLAMVGLSLAWLPVVEAARGGQLFDYIQAVASYLAPPVAAVFFLAVFVPRVNEPGAFWGLLGGLALGLARLVPEFILGAGTCETPGRCPPFVCGLHYLHFAVLLFLATGLIVVAVSFCYPPIPRRHLHRLVFSLRHSREPRVDLDQQPPKDEDGGIQAPPSKEPVWKRVVDVNALILMAVAVFLWGYFA